From Triticum aestivum cultivar Chinese Spring chromosome 4A, IWGSC CS RefSeq v2.1, whole genome shotgun sequence, a single genomic window includes:
- the LOC123088440 gene encoding disease resistance protein RGA4: MAMEAAIIGALLKTALPKAVSVLGGSRDVESIQLELSYIEATIRDHRKKTGGKDTSHLREAWIHDLTRFAFDIEDCVDRFLQQVSEDGEAGFLRRSVRSAKNTVYTRTVFSPKIRKLKTRSEEIHRRLKRYIEEETTGVTVTPDGAASIPTAGAHAWSGAPAAAVGMDEPLGELLELVREPGGPSEGKLRVISVVGFHGLGKTLLARQVFDHGDVREQFPLRVWVCAAGKGKPAVLKEMLDKVLQNGAGTSTDSARQADSAPAGTREATTTSNANSLVSQVEENGVEQVQTGERTAAGGVHGVGPVGTWRQCIQAVWWALATILLYILSPAFTVANMVRASSLQVESADIRSATVNASISTSTVTLVDENKSVQMKRQAGRGKAIQEDTHKDGVDDTAIIEHRLRSYLKNQRYLIVIDGMQTEELCNITSVFPVDNAVDSRVIVTTTIKKIARRCSSANGRVYKMKTLDDNDSRKLFFEVFSKGKCSDADATELKASALLEKCGGLPLALESKAKFLKSEEDLTKSKCEDACRKLCAPEGCDDTLGRMHGVLASSYESLCSLVLQQCLLYFCMFPRGHRVRRNPLIRRWLAEGLVHVQPGDAVSTTPQDIAIENLETLIDRSIIQSTEVSTCGSVKNCQPPGMMLEYIVRKSMSQNFITLLCGESETAKEWDYVRRLSLHDYCAAKLPKGLSRLRTLAIFPAGDAAKNEPILDFAKYDLLRVLDLEECDGLNDGHLQNICNLVLLKYLSLGGLISEVPKKIARLQQLETLDLRRTKIEKVPVEVIQLPQLKHLHGKFQLIEGDYGKANPEHLSKRSTLETLSGFVTGESEGFPQVMRHMKRLRKVKIWCKSTTSRRNLNHLEEAIKVFIRDGNEWPHRSLSIDFQECPDPFLGSLKAPGSLASLKLRGNLGRFPQFVMNLNRIEELCLSSTSLSRGVLLSGGRLDTLKYLKLIEENIGPLEIQHEHFPSLRRIWLVGAQSLHDVTTGALPHLTSLHVICESLDGLAGIEIRRLEGLKEVRLHSGVDQGTKDAWKEAARGHPKRPDVLLH; the protein is encoded by the exons ATGGCGATGGAGGCGGCGATAATCGGCGCGTTGCTGAAGACCGCGCTGCCGAAGGCCGTCTCGGTGCTGGGCGGGAGCAGGGATGTCGAATCCATCCAGTTGGAGCTCAGTTACATCGAGGCCACCATCCGAGACCACCGCAAGAAGACCGGCGGCAAGGACACGAGCCACCTGCGGGAGGCCTGGATCCACGACCTGACGCGCTTCGCGTTCGACATCGAGGACTGCGTCGACCGCTTCCTGCAGCAGGTGTCGGAGGACGGCGAGGCGGGCTTCCTCCGCCGCTCCGTTCGCTCCGCCAAGAACACCGTGTACACCCGCACGGTGTTCTCCCCCAAGATCCGCAAGCTCAAGACCAGATCCGAGGAGATACACCGCCGGCTCAAGCGCTACATCGAGGAGGAGACGACGGGGGTGACAGTGACACCCGACGGCGCGGCGTCGATCCCCACCGCAGGGGCGCACGCATGGTCcggtgctccggcggcggcggtggggatgGACGAGCCTCTAGGGGAGCTTCTTGAGCTCGTGCGGGAGCCTGGGGGCCCGTCAGAGGGGAAGCTCAGGGTGATATCTGTCGTTGGCTTCCATGGCCTCGGCAAGACTCTTCTTGCCCGCCAAGTGTTCGATCACGGCGATGTGCGCGAACAGTTCCCTCTGCGAGTTTGGGTTTGCGCGGCGGGCAAGGGCAAGCCGGCGGTTCTCAAGGAGATGCTCGATAAAGTGCTCCAGAATGGTGCCGGTACCTCCACCGACAGCGCCCGGCAAGCTGACTCTGCTCCTGCCGGCACACGCGAGGCGACGACTACCTCCAACGCCAACAGCCTCGTCTCACAGGTTGAGGAGAATGGTGTTGAGCAAGTCCAGACTGGTGAGAGGACTGCAGCCGGTGGCGTCCATGGCGTCGGACCCGTCGGTACATGGCGCCAGTGCATCCAAGCAGTTTGGTGGGCTCTGGCGACAATACTGCTGTACATCTTGTCCCCGGCATTCACCGTGGCAAACATGGTGCGAGCCTCTTCTCTCCAAGTTGAGTCTGCAGACATACGTAGTGCTACTGTGAATGCAAGTATCTCCACCAGCACCGTCACACTAGTTGATGAGAACAAGAGTGTCCAGATGAAGAGGCAAGCTGGTAGGGGCAAGGCTATTCAGGAGGACACTCACAAGGACGGTGTAGATGATACGGCGATCATTGAACACCGTCTACGATCATACCTGAAGAATCAAAG GTATCTGATTGTAATTGATGGCATGCAAACAGAAGAGTTGTGCAACATAACATCTGTATTCCCTGTGGATAACGCAGTGGACAGCAGAGTTATTGTGACGACAACCATTAAGAAAATAGCAAGACGCTGCAGCTCTGCCAATGGTCGTGTGTACAAAATGAAAACACTTGATGACAATGATTCAAGAAAGCTGTTCTTCGAAGTATTTTCCAAGGGTAAATGTTCAGATGCAGATGCAACGGAATTGAAAGCATCTGCCCTCCTGGAAAAATGTGGTGGCCTACCGCTTGCCCTTGAAAGCAAAGCAAAGTTTCTGAAGAGTGAAGAAGACCTGACCAAGAGTAAATGTGAAGATGCCTGCCGCAAGCTTTGTGCTCCAGAAGGGTGTGACGACACACTGGGAAGAATGCATGGGGTTCTTGCCAGCAGCTATGAGAGTCTATGTAGCCTTGTTCTCCAGCAGTGCTTGCTATATTTCTGTATGTTCCCGCGTGGCCACCGTGTCAGGAGGAATCCTCTAATCAGGCGGTGGCTGGCTGAAGGACTTGTACATGTACAACCAGGGGATGCAGTGAGCACCACACCCCAAGACATCGCAATTGAGAACTTGGAGACCCTGATCGACCGCAGTATCATTCAGTCCACAGAAGTGAGCACCTGTGGGAGTGTGAAGAATTGCCAACCTCCTGGGATGATGCTCGAGTACATCGTCCGCAAGTCCATGTCTCAGAATTTCATCACCTTGCTTTGTGGTGAGAGTGAGACGGCCAAAGAATGGGACTACGTTCGCCGGCTTTCGCTCCATGATTACTGTGCTGCAAAACTGCCCAAGGGCTTATCTCGTCTCCGGACCTTGGCAATATTCCCTGCCGGGGATGCTGCCAAAAATGAACCTATACTGGATTTTGCGAAGTATGACCTACTGCGAGTGTTGGATTTAGAAGAATGTGATGGTCTAAATGACGGGCACCTCCAGAACATATGCAACCTGGTGCTTCTGAAATATTTGAGCCTTGGGGGCCTCATTAGTGAGGTCCCAAAGAAAATTGCCAGGCTGCAACAGTTAGAGACACTGGACCTGAGGAGAACCAAGATAGAGAAGGTGCCCGTGGAAGTCATCCAGCTCCCCCAGTTAAAACATCTCCATGGAAAATTTCAGCTTATTGAAGGTGACTACGGAAAGGCAAATCCAGAGCACTTGTCTAAGAGAAGTACCCTGGAGACACTTTCAGGATTTGTCACAGGAGAAAGCGAAGGATTTCCACAGGTGATGCGGCACATGAAGCGGTTGAGAAAGGTAAAAATATGGTGCAAATCCACCACAAGCAGAAGGAACCTGAACCATCTTGAAGAGGCCATCAAGGTGTTCATCCGTGATGGGAACGAATGGCCTCATCGCTCCTTATCCATTGACTTCCAAGAATGCCCGGACCCATTCCTGGGTTCTCTGAAAGCCCCCGGAAGTCTTGCCTCGCTGAAGCTGCGGGGCAATCTCGGGCGATTCCCTCAGTTCGTTATGAATCTGAACAGAATCGAGGAGCTGTGTCTGTCATCGACTAGCCTAAGCCGGGGTGTTCTTCTATCTGGTGGTCGTTTGGACACACTGAAGTATCTGAAGCTCATTGAAGAGAACATTGGGCCTCTCGAAATACAACATGAGCACTTCCCAAGCCTCCGGCGTATATGGCTCGTCGGCGCACAAAGCCTGCATGACGTAACAACTGGAGCTCTGCCGCATCTTACCTCACTTCATGTGATCTGCGAATCTTTAGATGGTCTTGCCGGCATCGAAATCAGACGCCTAGAAGGATTAAAGGAAGTCAGGCTCCATTCTGGGGTCGATCAAGGAACGAAAGATGCATGGAAGGAAGCTGCAAGGGGACATCCTAAGAGGCCCGACGTTCTGCTTCACTGA